The genome window TTCTTCCCCTGCTCCCAAGCCTTCTCATCATAGGCGACTGCTTTCAGCAGAAACTCACTTGTCTGACTAATACAAATGGAAGATCAATTCATAAGTCATGTAAAAGGGAAGAGTATGAATACATATACCAATTAAAGAAGCATTTGTAGTTTAAAATTGTTGAGAAAACCTGCAAAGAACACGCGAGTGATCTTGATTCTTGCAAGTGTGTTCAAGTTTACTAATGAGTCTTCAAAGATGAGAAGCTGTATAACATTATGTGTTGTGTTTTGGTGTCATTCTTATACAACCTGATAACTAAATCATAGGGCTCTGAGTCCTAAAACATCAGTTCATGAGAGGCCTACACCTTAAATGTGTTAGAAGCCATAAATCAAGGGACAATCAACAATATTGACTTCTGGAAAACAATGAATGAAACCAAGgatgaaaaaaattagttaaaaaattgGTCCAATTAGAATACAGTCTTAACAACCTTACAAGATTTCCTAAGAAACTAAGGGTAGGTGGTTCCAATTGGTTCTGTACAAAAAAGACCCCCGGTCTACCCTAAAGTTTTACTAGCTAATTCTGAAGGATCAAATCGCCTTCCTCCTCCTAAGCTCCTCATTTTCCAAGAAAGGGCGTTCTCCAATGTTACTCCCTTGAATACCTGGGGTAATCACCATTTCACTTGAAGTTCTTGAATACCAGACAACAGGCTAGAAAAGAATAGCACTCAACCCCGCAATTCCAAGCATAATATGTGACATGGAGAAAGTATAGTGTAGATGTGGCGATGAGGAGACTGATGTGCCATTAGACTCCATGGCTGAAGCTGTGCCGTTCAGAAATGTACCATTTCTGTCACCACTGCAAGAACGCAGCAAGCAAAAAAATTTAGATATTGCCAGGAAgggatataatattataataaccaTAAGATCTTTATCTTAGTATATGTGGTCTTTATAACATAACCCtatattttaatcttttgggAAGATGACACTTGGTGATTATTAAAACAATTATGATATGTTTATTCAGCAAAGTAAGCAAAAGTACCTTCCAAATAGACACAAACCATGACCTGCAATCATCACATCAAGAGGAGAGCTCAATAAGTCACTAAACTAGGGGCTGAAATCCCAACACATTAATCAAGAAAGCGGAGAAACCCTTACTTGGATTAGTCGTAGTGACAGCAGCCACTCCATTGAAGTTGCATGCCTCGGGAGCCTTCCCCATCATCTGATAATAAGTGTCAAAAGCATACGTTGCATGTGCAGCCACGGTATCTGGCTCGTAGCATGGTTGTCCTTGCAACATCGGTGAACAATCCACTTTGCCCGGTCCACAAGCCCAATCCAAAGCAGCCTGCAGCATTTTATGATCCGCACCATCTTTTGCAGAACAGTAAGTCTGGTTTGTAGTATCGTTTGCTAACATAGATCCCGATCCAGTCAACCGTAGGATATAAGCAGGCGTGCCATTTGCATTAAATAACCCCCAGTTCTTCTCTGATAGAGGACCGTCTTTCGTGTCTTCATTATACAGCTCATATATGTAAGTACTGACAGCAATACCAGGATGCTTTGGAGTCCCCGTTTTGTTTAGGACATGCTTTATTAAATTGCTATTATAGGTGTTGGCATTATCTAAAGTGGCATCAGGCTCCTTTGAGTCTCCCGTTGATGGCCAGCCAGACTCGGTTACCAGAACAGGAACATTAGTAAAATTAAGATCAGCCAACGCAAAGTATGCTGCATCAACAATGGCATCAAATACGTTGGTATAGTGGAGAAGGGTGTTAGAATCAACAGCTTCTTTGTTTGCAGGAAGGGGCTTGAAAAGAGCGTAATCCAATGGAATAACACCATTGGATTGCATGTACTCATAATAAGGATAGACGTTGAGCATGAAATAAGAGCCAGTAGATTGCAAGAAATCGAGCATTGGAACCAAGACTGGTTTCAATGAGTGGTTAAAGAAAGCTTGAGATGGGGGGAAGGAGTCGAGGATGATTGAAGAAGCAAGAGGCGTTGACACTTTGATCTGCCTACCGAGGTTGGATGCCACTAGCGCCGAGTGGATGAACTTAAGGGCATTGACAAGAACCGGGGCAGCATTCGAGAGGGAAGTCAGAACCTCGGAGCCAACACAAATGGCAGTGATATTGGTGGCTGGATAATGCGCCACAACATTTTGGGATACCCAATTCGCTGCGGTGGAATTTGATTGTCCAACGCCCAGAAGCTGTTCGTTCGGGATAGACACTGCAACTTGGATGCCCGTGTTGGCCAAGGCCAGAAGCATGCCACGATCTGCATTGTACAAACGGACATGGCGAATTTGCTGGGCTTTAAGAAGTTCAACAACTTGAGTTGGGTGTGGCATGTCAGACAGGTCTGTTCCTATGTTCACACCAATGAAGGCATCTTCAAGCAAAAAATAAACTTAAGTTAGACTCAAACTAAGAATGCAGCTAAGATCAAGTAACCAATATGAATTACATCATCTGTTTCCCACCAATCATCTATATAATCAGCAAATTCATGAAAAATGGAGCCCCATAGTCCATTATCAATTATTATAGATTGCAGACCACTaacatgtttgttttttttttgatacattaggttTCTCAATTTACGCCAGCCCCAGACCCCTCCCAAGAGAGCTAGAGGAGGTAAAATTGCGAGTTGCCTCGTTAATCCCTAAATTCCACCCCTTGCCTATGTACACGGGTCTTTATGGCCGTAACAAGGCTTTAGGGTGATCGGTCGAACCAACTGAGATAGCCCGAAGGGACAGCACTAACATGTTATTCCATGTTAGAGTGGCATAAAGTTGAAACAACTGAGAGCTTGATGAAGCTTTTGGGCAGacatgagaaaaaaaaaagcattcttTGTTCATATAGCCTGAGTGACAACTGACAAACTCAACAGATATATTCCTTTACTCTTTTCTTCTTGTCAGAAGATTAACATTTAACAATATCCCTAACCTTATATTTTCAGATTAAACATCCCAGAAAGATGCCAAACCACTCCTTAAAAAAAACTAGCAAAATgggaaaagaaaactaaaacCAGAAAGGCATTCATGAATTTGCAGGAGGGTTTATACAAATGCACCATATCAGCATGCCATTAATCAACTACAAgatttttgtactttttttttaatgactgGAACTAACATTAAATAAAGCAGCGATATTTACTATTTAGCTTAGCACAACTTCAAGACAAGACAAGATAGGCATATATACCAAATACATAATACCAGTAATGAACAACAAGAAACAACCAAAGGCAAGGCTTTAAATAGCCACTTATTTCAGTTATTTATAgcattacatatataaatattgcttaaaagaaaggaaagaaaatgcCTAGCTCACCTTCATCAGCAAAAACAGCAGAAACTGATAGGAACAGCAACAAAGCCAACCTCATCATACATTGATTCATTAACCCCATTACTCAAAGCTCTATTATGAGGAAAAAATGGGAAAACTCAGAGCTGAGATTCTAAGAAAGGGAAGAAGGAAAAGAATGGGAATATAGAATCAAGAAAGAGTGGGGCAAAGGTGAGTGTAAAGCCATTTATTCTAGtctcagagagagagagagaaagagaacaGTGGTGCATCAATGATCAAGGGAATGGTGTTGTCAGATAATCCTACGGTCAAAATAGGGTCACccatcttttctttttctttttgttttgaaaatatttactGTTcaagcgttttttttttttttttttaggaaaagcgtattttgttatattaaaatttaaatcattgGAATTTTAATAGTTGATTTTTTGTACAAATTTCAAGACGCCAAGGAGGaggaaggagaaaaaaaataaaaagcaagaaaaataaattttcaaaaaaaataaaaataaaaaatttactgGACACTATTGTTGCGCCTCACGCGAAAAATGGCGTTGTTGTTACGCTGTGGTGGGGCCCACCTCACATACAAAAATCAAGTTCTTAAAGTATGACCTCAATCATTTTCTCTCTTCAACTTGAGCCAAAATCTCGTCAAAAACTGAACAAAAATCACTGTTGTGATTGCTTCAAAGTCCGACAATTCATTaatggtaaaataaaaattaatatacaatttaaaaaatttaaatcttattattaacatataataataaaaaatccatATTTATAGcgttattatgataataattaaatataaaaatataataaaaatatcaacaaattaaattttatctcATAAAAACCTGTAAAACTAGTCAAGTTTACATCAAACTAGGCAAAAAGCTCGAGTGTTTGTTTTTCATGGCGTTGGTAACAGTGGAGTACCATTTCCTCGTAAGAAGTAAGTTGGCAGATAGGGGGAAAATAGAGATGGACAAGTGGAAAGCAACAGAAAAGTACTGTAACAAGAAATGGCCAAATGGGTCCAACGTGCGTGGACAACAACAAAAGACACGATCGCTTATGTTGTCGGACAAAATAATGCAGCTGCTTTCCAACGGTCATATTATCGTTTAACCCATTAGGCATTAGCCTCTCTATCGGCCCAACATATTCAATTTGGGTTCCAAACATAGC of Ipomoea triloba cultivar NCNSP0323 chromosome 3, ASM357664v1 contains these proteins:
- the LOC116012115 gene encoding glucan endo-1,3-beta-glucosidase 2-like, translated to MGLMNQCMMRLALLLFLSVSAVFADEDAFIGVNIGTDLSDMPHPTQVVELLKAQQIRHVRLYNADRGMLLALANTGIQVAVSIPNEQLLGVGQSNSTAANWVSQNVVAHYPATNITAICVGSEVLTSLSNAAPVLVNALKFIHSALVASNLGRQIKVSTPLASSIILDSFPPSQAFFNHSLKPVLVPMLDFLQSTGSYFMLNVYPYYEYMQSNGVIPLDYALFKPLPANKEAVDSNTLLHYTNVFDAIVDAAYFALADLNFTNVPVLVTESGWPSTGDSKEPDATLDNANTYNSNLIKHVLNKTGTPKHPGIAVSTYIYELYNEDTKDGPLSEKNWGLFNANGTPAYILRLTGSGSMLANDTTNQTYCSAKDGADHKMLQAALDWACGPGKVDCSPMLQGQPCYEPDTVAAHATYAFDTYYQMMGKAPEACNFNGVAAVTTTNPSHGLCLFGSGDRNGTFLNGTASAMESNGTSVSSSPHLHYTFSMSHIMLGIAGLSAILF